Within the Osmerus eperlanus chromosome 10, fOsmEpe2.1, whole genome shotgun sequence genome, the region GGAAAGGTATCAGTTTACTTCACTTAAAAAGACAATGTAAGAATTTTGTGAACAAAACTGAGAAAAATCATTTGATTCAATAGTATAttgcttttattattattattaggtccATTTATTTATTCACAACCGGATAAGAAGTTTCAGTCAACATCGTAGACATTGGAACTGGGACATAACTTTGAAGAACAGTGATTCTGTTTGAACATCAATGACCTGAGGATAAAACAATGACAGTGTATCAGTTTTTTTCTGAAGCCCAAAaatgaaacatgttttttttataagCTATAATACAGAACAACATTCTTGTGCAGGTAGACATCAGGGCAATTTCCATGCTCTGGCCTAAGGCTTAGTGCACATGCCGTACTAGTGTAAAATCAGGAAAAAACACAATAATGGCAAATGCTACATTccttgatttaaaaaaatgaatgCACAACATGGTTCCAGAAGATATGAGAGCATAACACAAATAGCACTCACCCAGGTACGGGGTCTATAACCGGTCAATACCAAGCTCCTCTGGTGTTGAGATGCCTAGCTCAGCCAGAGTAGGAGTCAGTTCCTGAATCAGGTATGGGTAGATGTCTTTGTGTGGGCCTGATTTGTCCTGTATCAACACAGAATGTTTATTAGTATGCAAGAAAGTCAAAACCATTCCAACGTATAAGCTTAACGTATAGCACCTGAAACATCACAAACCAGTAACAATGAAGGAACATTGCCAACATTAGAGGTGAAGACAATGGCACTACAATAAACCAATCTCACACATAACATATGCAGTTTGAGAATAATAATCAAATGATAATGGCAAGTATCAGATAAATAAAGATAGGTTCATGTTTTGATAGCATGTTTTGGCAGCTGACCTTGACTGCCTCGAGGATGCGGATGGCGCTGGCCAGGTCGTTCAGCCTTCGGCAGGCTCGGAGAGCCGAGTCCAGGATCTTAGCTTCGGGTACCAGGTCATAACCGATGAGGGTATTCATGCCTGCAAGCCAAGACAGACAGTATTGGCAGTAACTTTACTGATCCTCGAGAGATAGTATAGGCAGTAACTCTACTAATCCTCGAGGGGAAACTGGATCGTTACAGCAGTGAAAAGCAACATATGAGACATGTCAATAACAAAATCAGGCAAAAAGCTAATATTAATGCTAAACTACTATACAAAGTATTTAGATTCTAAATGTTACAAGTACAATGCAATGAGTCCAGAAAGTAaccataaataaaaaatgaaactTCTCAGGAGAAGTCACTTGAAGAGGGAAGATAACAAAATCCTTACATCCCTGTTAAATATTTGCTTAGTTAACCAAATTGCTTTAGCTAAACTATTATTACTTTCACAGGGCCCAGACATATAAGTCACTTTGAGTTTCATATGTTTGGAAGTTACCTTTCTTTAGCTCCCATGCATCAATGTCTGGCTTGCTGAAGTACGTGACCCAGCGGGCATCAAACTCCTCATCTGTCTCCACCTTGCCATGGGAGTATCCTCGGCACAGCAGTGGAGCTGTAAAACAGAAAGTGGTTGTGATGTGGTCTGTTTTGCTTTAAGGACAAGAGATTTGTGGCATTGTCAAATAAGAATAGTTAAAATAAATTATTCTGTAATCCCATAACCCACCCAATCAGCCTGACAAACAAGCTGACCTCCTTACTTCAATGTCAACTATCATTTTCGAGAACAGTCCAGATTTGGAAAATAAGCAGCATGAAATAGATTGTTGTCGACATAAAGTCGAAATACCAAACAGCCGACATGCTGTAATCCGCATACTGTTGATTAAATATAACATTACCATAGCTGGAGTGCTTCCTCCCTACAGTCAATGTTAAGTCTGTATTCAGGTAACCACTAGGTCATGTGAGGACAGCAATCACCATCGGCCTACCATAAACTCCGTTAGATTCAGGAATGAAAATATGTAACTTAAACATTGCACATCTCTAGTGTAGTCTAAACTGTCACTGAAAACACAACGGCTGCATATAGTTTAGTTTAGTGGACGTGTGATGATGCCCTGGTCAAACATGGGTCATCGCAAGACAAGGTCACATTAGTAGCTTTTTGATGgttagcttgttagctagctcGATAGCTGTGTGATATGGATTGCTACTTTTACAAACAAGATGCTCGCTATAAATGGCCGAAAAAGATAATGGAAAAGCGAAAATTGTAACTATTAATCTAACATGCTAACCAATGTCACCctgacagtattacaggctagcaagctaAGGTTAGCTTATCTtatctagccagccagccaggatcGCTAACGCTAGCATGAGGTACAGTCAGTAGCAAGTTACAGTAGCTAACGTCTTTGGCAAAACTCTTAATCAGTCTATACATTACTGTAAACTTAGGTGTCAATCTTACCCGAATGACAGGGTTGTGGCCGCGCTAAACTCCGTATTCCAGAAGTTGAGAGTCGAACTACGGCTCTGAACATTATGCAGACCTACTAAATCAGTGGCTTATGTTGCTGTACACTGACTAGGAACCGATTCAGACCGACATTAGAAAGGAGGCTTTGCGCACGCGCATACTCGATGAAGGGCTACGTGCTGGGCCTTTGCCATCATCATTCGCAAGGAAACTGCTTTTAACCAATTTTTACTATGGGGTAGAGAGAACGATAATGATACACCTCATTCTGTATGAGgtttaagagcttcttaggagcgttctaagagcgttcttaagaagctcttagcgttaagagcttcttaacgaatctgggaaacccggcccttgGCAGTGATAGTCGTTTTTCTCCACTAGATGGCAACATATTGAAGTAGTGAGAGGCATGAACCTAGATCCTTCAGAGGTTGTCAGAAGAACTACATCATGATCGTCCAAAGTGAAATCGCAACATATCAGAGATggagtagcctacattttgtgACCCAGCATATTTTCAGGATTAAAGTTTTGAAGAGGTTGTTAAACATTTATCTACGCACTGAGCAGCCATCTTTTCCCTAAACATTATTCTCCCATATAAAAGTCTGCATATAATGTTCAATGGTGTTGTGGTCCAACAATTTAAGATAGCTTTTCAAGTCATGATTGGTCTCTCTATTCTCGTCTTTTTCCCTCAGAGTTCTGGCAGCCATGTATTCAGTCTTTATTATCTGCACTTGCAGCTTTGACTTCAGCACTGCAATTACATCCTCAGCTGCACTGATTAATCCAACATGGAAGAATTTCAGAGAAGCGTTTTGAAAAGACATTCTCACTTacccgggggtggggggggtgggggggggagttgtgCCATGTTTGTTTATGCAGATATCCCCCTAGTCAGTTAAATTGCAATAAGATGTTTTCAATGGCTGCTTGAGTGTGCTTGTAACCCCTTGTGAGCATAGGGGACTCTGAAACAATGGTGTGCGCGAAAAGTGATTAATTCCCTCTATTTCACTTTTGACACAAGATGGAGGACGTCTGGCTCCTGTCATTTTGAGTACATACTTCTCTCTATTGTTGAACATGTTCCCTTTAGGGTTGTTGTCCATTAATATCTTTATGCGGTGCCCAACTTAACCCTCCATTCTTTTCTGGAGATCACACAATCAATCATTGTCCTTTCCCCTGACAAGGCAGAGTGagagtgtgcgagagagagagagagagagagagagagagagagagaaagagagagagagagagagagagagagagagagagagagagagagagagagagagagagagagagaaaaaaaccttTTGGCCTGTCTCAACAAGAAAGAGGAATGGGGTCTTCTATATACTAACTCTGGCAGAAAACATAGCCCCAGTAAATATTCAATTTAAAGGATTTCTAGATAAGGGGGGGTGAAAAATGGAGGCTGCGCCCATTCCTCTAGATAAGGGGAGACGGAACCATCTGGAGGCTGGGAGATAGTGAACTCCCACGCCATTCCACAGACCTCGCTCTCAtctgacggagagagaggggaaaagaaatAGAGTGCACACACTTTTATCACAAGTTCAAAATgaattctctccctctgtttctctctccctctctcctttctctctgttcaaATTCTATGCAGTTGGCAAGCTTTCCCTCAAAATGTGCAACAAAGCTAATAGATCCTAATACTAACTTTGTTGTGATGATCAATAAAATATGAAAAAGATGTACTCTCAGTATTGTtataaatatgtatttaatCGGGTACATTGGAACATTATTTTCAGAGAACAGTGTAGAGAACTCAATAACCACCTCCATGATTACCTCGGAATAAAACGGTATAAATAGACTCAGCTGGTGAATAACCTTGTCCGCACTCTCATGCTGAGTTTTGACTACTTCACAGTACTACCCTATTTGTTACAATGCCACATTGGATTTAACACTGGTATAATGCTTTTGTCACTGTGTTTTATCAGGGCTCTCACTCAAGTGTGCTATCAAGTTCTATATAATTACCCCCCTCTGCATTTTACTCTTGGCCTAGAATTTTTAATGCTTGATAACAGGATTCGGGTCGATATGAGATTTACTTATAGCCTCGCTATCTATGTGACCTGCATCACTGGCTGGCTGTCCCAGAGCCTCCTCTGTGAAAGCTGTTAACTGTGTGATAACAACGACCTGAAGCGATAACCTTCCTGCAGTCTTGAGGACACACAGTTTGTTCCATATGGGGTTTATTGCAGTGGcagcgttttttccctactcaaCCTTGGCTTCTCTGCTTTGCTCTGATTCATTTAATGGGTTCGTGAAGGAGGTTAATCGGTGTGTCTGccatagagagagaagagctggCCAACCACTGTACTCTTGTCCAACTCCACACAATAGGATTGTGCCATTTCCAGCTCATCCTTTCCAAGACAGGTTCACCCTAACCCTGGGTGTAGACTCAAGAATTCATAATTTGCAAGAGAACTCCAGTGGTCCAATGCATAAGCCACTGAAGGCTTTTTGATCATTAGCGATATTAAGCCGTGCGGCCCTGACTTTGAAGATTTTCAGTATGATCAAGGGAAAGACTCCCATTACATTTGTAAAGTTTTATTATTATGCCTAAAGCAGACATGGTTTGTAAAGAGCAAATGCAAGAGTGTTAGATTTGAAAAGTTCTCATTGAGAAGGAGAGCAACATACATCATTTTTCCTTTTACATCTTGAACAATTCATTTAAGGTTTGATGGATGTAATCACACTGCACACACCATAGAATTGTACAGTAGTGTATACTGCACACATAATGGAACAGACTACGTATGGTTAATCTGATGACCACAACAATCTTCTGAAGAGATTAACTATTAATTTGTTTTGGTTGAACCACCTCATAAGAAATCAAACCATAACAAAAAACCTACAGAACTGAAGGCTGAGGTAGAACTAAGATTGCATGAATAAAACTCCATAAATTTAAGCAGACTGTTGCCGTGGTTTCACATTCTAAGGGGAACACGTAAAGTTCTTTCAGCCACAGTTTTAATCCATCTCCCCTTCCTGTTGTGATGTGGTGTTACAATCATAATGATAATCTGTGCCTGTATTTTTGCCTGCAGGCTGCTCTGTCAAACAGGCAGGCTGGGGAGCTGTGTGTCTTATCAGCAGCTATGTCATTAAATCAGCTGTCTTTAAGACAAATTTCACTCCTGCTAAGCTTATCAAAGGATCAGCACCCAGGGATTACCTTTCCAGACACAGTGTTTTACAGTTGTAGGCTACTATGAGTGGTGAGCACAGAGAAAGACAAACGATTATTTTTCAAATAATTTATTAGATTTTTGAATATGATTAATGTTCCAGACAAAACAAAACTCCATGGATATACTGTGTTACATTTGTCATTGATGACGTCTTTGAACAAACATAGGCATACTTATCGATAATCATTTAAATGTCGAGGACCCAACTTTTGCATTTTGATTATACACTATACAGATAAAACAAGACTAAAAATTAAATAAGCAACAtcttagaaagaaagagaagggcgACTAAAATGTAATTTCGTCCTTTCTTGTGTTTTGTGGTGCTGATATTGTGTAAGAGAAAGGAAGCTATTCAAGCTCTTTAGGCATGAACGGCGTAATTTAAAATTCTGTTGGCATGACgacgaaaaaaaacatttcactgggCTTACAGTGTAGTTGCATTCCATAAGCCCCCATATGTACAGAACTTCCGGCCCCATTTCAGGCTGACTTGTGCAGTCAGGGGCCTGTGTGCTCAGTTCTGCTCAGAGAGCTCGGTTCCATCTGAGTGAGGTGCTCTGATTGTCTGGGCTACTTTGTGCTGGGGCGGAGGGCAGGACTGAGTGAGCTTCCCTGATCCATTCCCCTCCACTGCCCCTCAACAGTCCAGCCAAGTCAGTCAGCGAGGGGTAAGACCAGAcccccctcctactcctcctccctcccctagaCACACTCGCTTGCAGTCAGGGTGGCTGCTACGGGGAGACACACCTAGTGTTCTCTTGCTAGCTGCCTGTGgggcaccctccccggccccaccctccccggccccgtctctctcctcccagagaGCACTGAGGGTCTCTGGGGGTTGGTAACCGGGCTCCTGGGGGTCCAAGGGGTCTTTGGAGAGGAGGATGCTGATGGAGGGCACGGTCCTGTGCACCGTCATCTCCGAGGCCCCCCCTTCCTGGctctcccacacctccctcacgCCCTTGTAGCGCAGCTTGGTCATCTGGTGCAGACCCCCCACCTTTCTCTTCATGATCTCCGCGCACGTGATCGTCTTGGTAACCGCGCGCCCCGAGCCGGTGAACACCACCTGCCTCAGACCACCCCCAACCCCGCCTCCCCTGGCGCTGACCCCCATGGCTGCACCGCCaggcacctcccccctctccccctgcatgCGAGACATGGCAAAGCCCATCAGATTGCGGATCTTACTGCCCTCCTTGACGCGCATCTCCAAAACCCCTGCTGGCAGCCCTGGGAATGGGCAGGGACCATCCTCTTCGGTGCGACACATCTTCTTGAACCCCCCTTGCCCCAGTTTGAGGgcggcgggaggaggaggaatggggaGTGAGGTCTGCGACGACGTAGAGATGCTGTTTAgcgtggtggagggggaagtgGAGGGAAGGTGTCCACAGTACGCCTGACCCTGGAAGGGAGGATACATCTGCGGGGTCACCCCAACCTCCACCTGGACCTGCCTGTTCACCTCCAGGGCTGTATGTGGTCCAACAGGAGCTGGGATCTGGTACTGGGTCTGGAAACCGGCAACTCCGCAACCTGTGAACATGGCTTCTGTCCTCGGTTCTTTCCTGCACAACCAAGTCCAGTCAGAAAATCTCCCCGCTTAGAAGCCAGGCTAGCAtcattttctgtttcttctAACAGTCTTTTTATTCAGTCAGTGGTTACAAAGTTTTAGGGCTTCAGACGAAAAACATGATCCTGCTCTGTGAGAGTTCTTTCCACCCAGCTACTCAGACAGAGCTGGGAAAACAAGATAAACGCCAGCTGGTGTATGAAGAATACTGATGGGACAATTCAAGCTGCTGCTGTTAAAGAGTATCTCAATTTCACGCCATGAATGACAATCTTGAAAGTTCAGGAAAGACGAGCAGAAAATCTTTCAGCTGCAGCGTCCCTGTCTTAATTCCAGGAACAGCTCATTTTTTCAGTGTAACTTTTCAGAAGAAAACAGAGTTCCCCTCTCCCGCAGTAAATTGCTGTCTCAGCTGGTCAGTTTGATCCAGTGATCCATATCGCTCTCAACTCCTAGATACACTTATTGGGACGGTCCAGTATCTTCTTGTGGCCCTCTTGGTCAAGGTTTTCCTTGGATGTGGAGTGGCTGGGTCTCTATCCTCTCTTGTCCCCTTTCACCTCACTCTCagatcagggttagggttagaagcagAAGCAAACCCCCCTGGGCTGGTCGTccgtggacctgtgtgtgtgatgtctcaGTGATGCACTGGGTAGTGCGCTCTGTTTCTCCCTACAAAGAGCCGTGAATGGACAGGAGCTGCCTCACAAGCGCTCGCAGGAGGAGTGTCTGCCTGGATGAGggggagcgtgagagagagaggggagacagcccTCTTAAAGGGGCAGGCCTTTCATGTCTCTGATgaaccactccctctctctctttccataatTGAAACGTGGCTTGGaagccagggaggagggggagggaaagaaagagtggGGGGTACGTCCCTTTAAGAGCCTGGCGGAGCCCAGAATCCTGGGCAACTTTGTCAATCTCTTTAGAGGACGTTCCGGCGCCCGTGTTCAATGTAGATGACTGATTAAACCTGAGTTTCTGAAATAGAGAGTCAGTCaacctttaaaaatgcattttcAGCCACGAAACAATGAATTAAATTAGCTCTCTGCGTATAATTGAAAACATCCTTCAAAGAGCCACTGAAAGTCAGTGGCATTAAATTGCACCATACTTAGCCTTTATCCCATTAGATGTTTTTGACCATTACAATTTCCATAATGTGCTGTTAATAGCTTCACTATTGAAGCAATCAAGTGGCCCAGTGAGAACGGCATGTCTCTTATGGTTCAATAGATATACTGTTACGAGGTTGGGAACACACTTGCGATCAAGGACAGACGGCCCACAAAGGCATGCCATTCGGTCACGCCATTGAGGTTATAATGGTATGACTGTCTTCATTAGTGGGCCAGGGCTGTCATTGCAGGTGAGACAGTGTAGGGGACAGATGTGGTGCTGCTTGACAGGTGGGGGTAATAAGTAGGTTAATAGGTTCTCCATCACCAGGGGAGGGCGCTGTCACACTCAATTCTGCACCTGCCCAGCAGCCACCAGCTGTAGCCCAGTCCAGCCCAGTCAGACCTTCTAGCCCATTCCAGAAACTCAACCAATCTCAGGTTCCTATCCCCGCCAAGCCAAGCCCCACCCCACCTTCATCTCCTTCCATCCCATACCAGCCCACCCCATTCTAGCCTCCATCCTATACCAGCCTTGTGCCATTACAATCCTATACCATTTCAGCCCACTCTTCATCCTGTTTCAGTCTAGCCCAGCCACCCATCCCAACCCAGCCCAGTCTCCTGGCAGACAGGTGGGTTTGTTTAGCAGTGTGATGGACAGCTGTGAGAATGGGTGAAGACAGAGCAGTGAGGCTGAACCTATGAGTccagcagagaggcagacaagcCCCTAACTGTTCTAACTCCCATCAGCCTCCCTCAGGAGAAACACACATGGAGAATAAGAACCAGTGTATCTACCCTTAGTTGTTACTTTGAAGGTAACTCACACTGGCATATTATTATATTGGATCTCTATGGTAatgaaagaaaataagaaaagtCGTTTTACAGCGAATGGTTTTTGTTTGACCAAAACACTAGCAGAAAATGTTACTGTTGGCTTTGTTTGATTTAGGATCAATAGCCATGTtgatgaaaaaaatattttcaacactCACAAACGAAACCAAAAATGTCCATATTGGTCAAATAATTTACAATGATAATTTTCTGTGTGATGTGAATTTCTTTCTCcattttctatgtgtgtgtgtgagtgcatctgTTTGTCCcaaacccacaaacacaccaaccatCCATCTCCTGAACCCATTCAATCCACTGCAGGAGAAACAGCAACAAACATCTCTGTTTTCCTTCTTTTCTCCAGcgatggagaaaagaatagagaggaagagtgggtagggaggggaaaggggcggaggagggagcagagggtttGGGGCTCTCACCAAAGTGATCATTCTGCTGTTTGGGGAGAAATTACCCTCATCAGTCATAAGGAGATGCACAGCTGCCTAAGGGGATGTAGTGATGTTACTGCATAATAAactgatggagaaagagagggaaaaggagaaagaatgagacagacagaaagagggagagcaaaagagagaaggagagggagggagagagagagagagagagagagagagag harbors:
- the LOC134027881 gene encoding cytochrome c oxidase subunit 5A, mitochondrial, which encodes MFRAVVRLSTSGIRSLARPQPCHSAPLLCRGYSHGKVETDEEFDARWVTYFSKPDIDAWELKKGMNTLIGYDLVPEAKILDSALRACRRLNDLASAIRILEAVKDKSGPHKDIYPYLIQELTPTLAELGISTPEELGIDRL
- the rpp25b gene encoding ribonuclease P protein subunit p25b codes for the protein MFTGCGVAGFQTQYQIPAPVGPHTALEVNRQVQVEVGVTPQMYPPFQGQAYCGHLPSTSPSTTLNSISTSSQTSLPIPPPPAALKLGQGGFKKMCRTEEDGPCPFPGLPAGVLEMRVKEGSKIRNLMGFAMSRMQGERGEVPGGAAMGVSARGGGVGGGLRQVVFTGSGRAVTKTITCAEIMKRKVGGLHQMTKLRYKGVREVWESQEGGASEMTVHRTVPSISILLSKDPLDPQEPGYQPPETLSALWEERDGAGEGGAGEGAPQAASKRTLGVSPRSSHPDCKRVCLGEGGGVGGGSGLTPR